A single genomic interval of Helianthus annuus cultivar XRQ/B chromosome 6, HanXRQr2.0-SUNRISE, whole genome shotgun sequence harbors:
- the LOC110944708 gene encoding uncharacterized protein LOC110944708 gives MVIVSARKLGFFQMSHPLYDVVASETLFAVYVIGESFWWYIATINCRVKTSKVDLSVKLMLPLYQALMLQGRTVRQQPPRRCLTIYFPSRSFFIRDGFAHNGFQSTGQLKRLHLFGSKWVDY, from the exons ATG GTTATTGTCTCAGCTAGGAAGCTTGGATTCTTTCAAATGTCACATCCTCTATATGATGTGGTTGCAAGTGAGACGCTATTCGCTGTATATGTGAT AGGAGAATCCTTTTGGTGGTATATTGCTACCATCAACTGCAGAGTCAAAACCTCAAAGGTGGATCTAAGTGTCAAGCTAATGCTTCCTCTATATCAAGCTCTAATGCTCCAAGGCAGGACAGTTCGGCAGCAACCTCCACGTCGATGTCTCACCATCTATTTTCCGTCTCGATCCTTCTTCATTCGCGACG GTTTCGCTCATAATGGCTTCCAGTCAACAGGTCAATTAAAAAGGCTACATTTGTTCGGGTCGAAATGGGTCGATTATTGA
- the LOC110866598 gene encoding uncharacterized protein LOC110866598, protein MVPSFNRDLKPTFKRSSFAIWENGNLFFGIPDGSKCVEVFVGGLARSVTEDKVHKVFSTCGEIMDIHLIKDQNGSLKGFGFVRFTTKDVGDKALKELNESMLKGKKIVFVSCCCSTRSRALKVGAKPNFVLGGTLHPSVKWAEEDAGVDTQELAKIKIAFIINLPSTADENYLKLLFGPFGKVGCVQGWSHTVSVKTKPFCQFVQIYPIEQWIDCSSFEIDVHIRGWLYPRLRFGSYIKRAEESSIAGLKRGFDALNSYLASHTFLVGDGVTLVEEEEAPKPKLNNPLDLLPPRVVEGATYFIRVPAKIDAHIRGRLYPIMRFGSYIKCAEESSIAGLKRGFDALNSYLASHTFLVGDGVTWVEEEEEAPKPKLKFLGGSFTCDAYYTATSTRLTIQDQKWRRDIFVLYGGNFCMTQLCMI, encoded by the exons ATGGTACCGTCATTCAATCGCGATCTCAAACCTACATTCAAGCGTTCTTCATTCGCGATCTG GGAGAAT GGGAATCTTTTTTTCGGCATACCAGATGGAAGCAAATGTGTGGAAGTTTTTGTTGGTGGGTTGGCCCGGTCTGTAACTGAAGACAAGGTTCATAAG GTCTTTTCAACTTGTGGAGAAATCATGGACATTCACTTGATAAAAGATCAAAACGGTAGCCTAAAG GGGTTTGGCTTTGTACGCTTTACAACAAAAGACGTTGGTGACAAAGCTCTAAAGGAGTTAAATGAATCTATG CTAAAAGGGAAAAAGATTG TTTTCGTCTCATGCT GCTGCAGCACGCGTAGTCGCGCACTTAAGGTTGGTGCTAAGCCAAATTTTGTTCTTGGTGGTACTTTGCATCCATCTGTTAAGTGGGCTGAAGAGGATGCTGGAGTTGATACACAGGAACTTGCTAAG ATAAAAATAGCATTTATCATAAACTTACCGTCTACTGCTGATGAAAACTACTTGAAGTTACTCTTTGGTCCCTTTGGCAAG GTAGGTTGTGTTCAGGGGTGGAGCCACACCGTGAGTGTGAAAACAAAACCTTTTTGCCAATTTGTTCAGATTTATCCAATCGAGCAATGGATTGACTGCTCTTCATTTGAGATTGATGTACATATCAGAGGATGGTTATACCCAAGATTGCGATTTGGCAGCTATATTAAACGT GCTGAAGAGAGCTCTATTGCTGGCTTGAAGAGAGGTTTCGATGCTTTGAACAGCTATCTAGCATCACACACTTTCTTGGTCGGTGATGGTGTCACCTTGGTTGAAGAAGAAGAGGCACCGAAGCCTAAGCTGAACAACCCTCTTGATTTATTACCTCCGA GAGTCGTCGAAGGAGCTACTTATTTCATCCGTGTACCAGCAAAG ATTGATGCACATATCAGAGGACGATTATATCCAATAATGCGATTTGGCAGCTATATTAAATGT GCTGAAGAGAGCTCTATTGCTGGCTTGAAGAGAGGTTTCGATGCTTTGAACAGCTATCTAGCATCACACACTTTCTTGGTCGGTGATGGTGTCACCTgggttgaagaagaagaagaggcaCCGAAGCCTAAGCTGAAGTTTTTGGGTGGAAGCTTCACTTGTGATGCTTACTATACAGCCACATCCACAAG GTTGACGATACAAGACCAAAAGTGGAGACGCGACATTTTTGTCCTCTATGGAGGTAACTTTTGTATGACACAACTATGTATGATTTAG
- the LOC110866519 gene encoding uncharacterized protein LOC110866519 — MNVEVCSSIKSVKYLFKYVYKGHDKQVIQVDQSEPGVVINEIKRFQDARYISPPEAMWRIFSFSLSQIFPAVIALQLHLPNNQMVRFRDDDLMPNIVDRERDKRTMLTSFFEINRNDETARVHLYKDFPKHFTWNGSTRRWSRRFGKKQRGRIVSANPAEGERYYLRLLLSNVRGPTSFEHLCTVNGQQCATFRKAALELGLIEDDEYLSQCLEEASTFQFPNALRRLFATIMIFCQPGDIRKLWNDHFDSLSEDHRLHCQSIERVQNMVLTEISVLVQSMGKNFNEFDLPKITDDVNLQDAGYRELQEEYGIVLEPEHLSAKDSLNPDQKNVFDEIMMHVDNDLPGVFFIDGPGGTGKTFLYIALLTEIWSRGLIALATASSGAAANNMPGGRTAHSRFNIPLNLENNSMCNIKKQSGAAKLIRSAKIIIWDEASMAKRQAIEAVDRTFQGIIGVSLPFCGKIMFMGGDFRQVLPVIKRGTRAQIVDSSVRMSPLWSLTKKMRLTINMRALKDPWFSKFLLRVGDGTEEPIEGNYIRIPDDMTIQCNNRENAIKELIHAIFPSIEDNVYSSDYIISRAILSTKNDSVDEINNQMIEIFQGEEKVYYSFDEAEDDQRNFYPVEFLNSLNVSGLPPHKLRLKIGCPIILLRNIDPSHGLCNGTLLICKGFMRNVIDAEIAVGQHAGKRVFLPRIPLTLSEDDMFPFKLKRKQFPIRLSFSMTINKAQGQTIPNVGIYLPDSVFSHGQLYVALSRGISRQSTKVLVHLAKEFKQSGVYTSNVVYQEVLRD, encoded by the coding sequence ATGAATGTTGAAGTTTGCTCAAGTATAAAATCTGTGAAATATCTTTTCAAATATGTTTATAAAGGACATGACAAACAGGTTATTCAAGTCGATCAAAGTGAGCCAGGGGTTGTTATTAATGAGATAAAAAGATTTCAAGATGCACGCTACATATCGCCCCCAGAAGCTATGTGGCGCATTTTTTCCTTCTctctttctcaaatctttcctGCTGTTATAGCCTTACAACTTCATCTCCCAAATAATCAGATGGTTAGATTTAGAGATGATGACTTGATGCCTAATATTGTTGATAGGGAAAGGGATAAGAGAACCATGCTAACATCATTTTTTGAGATAAATAGAAACGATGAAACAGCAAGGGTACATttgtataaagattttccaaaacACTTCACGTGGAATGGAAGCACACGCCGTTGGAGTCGTCGTTTCGGTAAAAAACAAAGAGGTCGTATCGTTTCCGCTAATCCAGCCGAAGGAGAAAGGTATTACTTACGCCTACTTTTGTCAAATGTCAGAGGGCCTACTTCTTTTGAACATCTTTGCACAGTTAATGGTCAACAGTGTGCGACATTTCGGAAAGCAGCTCTTGAGTTAGGCTTAATAGAAGACGATGAATATCTATCACAATGTCTCGAAGAAGCCTCTACGTTTCAGTTTCCCAATGCTCTTAGAAGGTTATTTGCGACCATAATGATTTTTTGCCAACCTGGAGATATTCGAAAGTTATGGAATGACCACTTTGATTCACTGTCTGAAGATCATCGGTTACACTGTCAAAGTATAGAACGAGTTCAAAATATGGTTCTTACCGAAATTAGTGTCTTGGTACAATCCATGGGTAAAAATTTCAATGAGTTCGACCTTCCTAAGATAACAGACGATGTTAACTTACAAGATGCAGGTTATCGTGAGTTACAAGAAGAGTATGGGATTGTTTTGGAACCTGAACACTTGAGTGCCAAAGATTCACTTAATCCGGACCAAAAAAACGTGTTTGATGAGATCATGATGCATGTTGATAATGATCTTCCAGGCGTGTTCTTTATTGATGGTCCAGGTGGAACTGGAAAAACATTTTTGTACATTGCCTTGCTTACTGAAATTTGGTCACGTGGTCTTATTGCTCTCGCAACAGCTTCATCAGGTGCAGCGGCTAATAATATGCCAGGAGGTAGAACGGCTCACTCGAGATTCAATATTCCTCTTAATCTTGAAAATAATTCAATGTGCAATATCAAAAAACAGAGTGGGGCCGCTAAACTGATTCGGTCTGCCAAAATAATCATATGGGATGAAGCGTCGATGGCTAAACGACAGGCGATAGAGGCAGTCGATCGTACATTCCAAGGCATTATAGGTGTTAGTCTCCCATTTTGTGGAAAGATAATGTTTATGGGAGGTGACTTCAGACAAGTGTTGCCGGTTATTAAACGTGGCACTCGAGCACAGATTGTAGACTCCAGCGTACGAATGTCACCTCTTTGGTCTTTGACTAAGAAGATGCGGTTGACCATAAATATGAGAGCGCTAAAAGATCCATGGTTTTCTAAATTTCTTTTAAGAGTCGGCGATGGAACTGAAGAACCAATCGAAGGAAACTATATCCGCATACCCGATGACATGACAATTCAGTGCAACAACAGAGAAAACGCTATAAAAGAATTGATCCATGCCATCTTTCCATCAATTGAAGATAATGTATATTCTTCAGATTATATAATCTCTAGAGCAATATTGTCCACTAAAAATGACAGTGTTGACGAGATTAATAATCAAATGATTGaaatttttcaaggggaggaaaAAGTTTATTACAGTTTTGATGAAGCTGAAGACGATCAGCGCAACTTCTATCCGGTCGAGTTCTTAAACTCGCTAAATGTTAGTGGTTTGCCGCCTCATAAGCTTCGTTTAAAAATTGGATGCCCAATAATATTGTTACGTAATATCGATCCATCACATGGCCTGTGTAATGGCACGCTATTGATATGTAAGGGTTTCATGCGAAATGTTATTGATGCGGAAATTGCAGTCGGTCAACATGCCGGCAAAAGAGTTTTTTTGCCAAGAATCCCTCTAACCCTTTCTGAAGATGACATGTTCCCATTCAAGctgaaaagaaaacaatttccaATTCGACTTAGCTTTTCCATGACGATTAATAAAGCTCAAGGTCAAACAATTCCGAACG